In Alcaligenes faecalis, the sequence AAAGGTGGCCAATAACTGGAACAGCTCGGGCGCTTTATAAATACGCCGCAGCAGCACGATCTCCAGCAAAGCCCCCAATGCGCCCACCAGCAAGGCGGCCACAATCAAGCCTGCCCAGAATCCCAGCGCCGAACCACCCATGAATTGCACGGTGGAATACGCCATGTAGATGCCCAGCATGTACAGAGAGCCGTGTGCAAAGTTGACGATGCGTGTCACCCCAAAAATCAGGGACAAACCCGCCGCCACCAGGAACAAAGACGATGCCTCGGCCAGTCCGTTAAGGAACTGCACCCATAAACCCGATAAGGCCATTACTGCCTCGCGTCAGAAGTGGCGCGCCATTTGGCGCGCCGATCTACGAAATACTGCGTTCTTGGAATTATTGATTGGCCGCGGCAGGACGCCACTGGCTGACTTGCTCATCCGTAGGCTGTACATCCTTGCCATCGGCATAACGGATATTGGTCATGATGCCTTTGCCGTCCTGCTTGGCCAGCACACCCACATAGGCTCCCTGCGTGGATTGCTGATCTTGCGTACGGTAAGTGATGGGCCCAAAAGGCGTGACCACATCCAGACCACGGAAGGCTTTGATCATGGCTTCCGTGTCGGTAGAACCGGCTTTTTCAATACCGGCGGCAATCGACACAATCGTGCTGTAGCCAATAATCGTGCCCAGACGTGGGTGCTCTTTGTACTTGTCCTGATAGGCTTTCAGGAAGGCATTGTGCTCGGGCGTGTCGATGGCATACCAGGGGTAGCCCGTCACAATCCAGCCTTCCGGCGTTTCTTCACCCAAGGGGTCCAGGTACTCCGGCTCGCCAGTCAACATGCTGACCACCGGCAAGGCAGGGCTAAAGAACTGACGCTGATTACCGGCGCGAACCAAACGAGCCAGGTCGGACGCAAACAGTACGTTAAAGACCGCATCAGGCTTGGCTTCGGACAAAGCCTGCACCACGGCACCGGCATCGACCTTGCCCAATGGCGTGGCCTGTTCAGCCACGAACTCGATATCGGGCTGAGCTTCTTTCATCAAAGTCTTGAAGGTGGCAACGGCGGACTGACCGTACTCGTAGTTGGGGTACACAATCGCCCAACGCTTCTTGTTCAGCTTGACGGCTTCAGGCACCAGCATGGCCACCTGCATATAGGTGGAGTTGCGCAGGCGGAAGGTATAGCGGTTGCCATCGGCCCAGACAATCTTGTCGGTCAAAGGCTCGCTGGCCAGAAAGAATACTTTTTTGTGTTTGGCGAAGTCGGTAATGGCCAAGCCGATATTGGACAGGAAGGTCCCGGTCAGCACATCCACTTTTTCACGCGAGATCAATTCCTCGGCAGCGCGTACCGCATCACCGGGGTTGGAGTTGTCGTCCTTGATGATCAATTGCAGCTGCTTGCCGTGAATCCCCCCGGCCTGGTTGATCTGCTCAACCGCCAGCTCCATCCCGTTTCGATAAGGCCCCAAAAAAGCGGGCTGGGATTTATAGCTGTTCAGCTCCCCAATCTTGATCACCCCCTCGGCGGCAGCGGTGGCCCCCAAGGTTTGCAACATCATCGTTCCTGCCAGTGCTACCCCTGCAAATGTCTTGTTCATTGTCTTCTCCGTGGGCTTGTGAGGCGAAACACGACTCAGCAACTTGTCTTGTTTTAGTGATTTAAAGTGTACACATGGTATTTTTGCGAGTAAATCGGCCAAGACCTAGGGATATACCCTTGAACACTTTAAACATAAAACACAGCAAGCCACGCAGAAAGCCGTTAAAGCAAGGAGATGAAGAAGAAATGAGCAGAAAAAGTAGATAGCCTGAGAAGAGAAGAACCGCCGATATACAGTGACTACACTTAATAAGCCCAAAGATTAAAACGCAACCACCCCGCCTGGTTCCTGCACGCGCCGAATCATGGATTTCATAAACTGCTCCATCATATCCGGCAAGCCGCTTTTGTACTGGGGAAATCCTCTAGAAGGTTTCACCTGGAAATATCAATACCTAAAGAACTTTGACGTTATATTCTCAATAGATAAAAAAACGGTAGCCCCCACAGCTACGATTGAGGAGACCAGATTTTGACTTTCCCCCGTCGCTTCCCATCCCGACTGACCCTTGGCGTGCTGACCACCAGCGTCTTGCTGGCCGCCTGTGCCAGCGCCCCTGTAAGTGAGCGCAGCGTCACCATCAAGCGTGACAGCTATGGCACGCCGCATATCTATGCCGACAGCACCTATGGCCTGTTCTATGGCTACGCCTATGCCGTGGCGACGGACCGTCTGTACCAGATGGAAATTGCCAAGCGCTCTGGCTGGGGAACGGTAGCCGAAGTTCTGGGAGCGGATTTCCTGGAACTGGATAAAGTCACCCACAACAATATCGACCCGGACTCCATCCGCAAGCAATTGGCCGCCCTGTCCAAAGAAGACCGCGCCATGTTTGAGGGCTATGCCGCTGGCTTTACCCAGCGTGTACGCGAGGTGAAAGCCCAGCGCGATACCCTGATGCCCAAGGAGTTTCTGGACAAAGGCTTCGAGCCATCTGAATGGCAGCCCGAAGACATTGCCATGGTCTGGGTGGGCCTGATTCTGAACCGCTTCTTTGCCGGTACGGCGGAAGTGGCCAACCTGAATCTGCTGGAAACCCTGAAGGCCGACCAGGGCGCGGAGCGTGGCGAACAGCTCTACAAGCAATTGCGCTGGCTGAACGACCCCACTGCCCCAACCATCATTCCGCAACCAAAAGCCAAGACCGCGCTAGCCGATTTGCCTACGCATTTGCAGGCCCTGTCCTCGCAAGCGGCGCAGGACTATCTGCACAAGCAAGCCGTAGCCCTGGGCCCTACCGTGGCCGCCGGCACACCTACGGCCAGCAATGCCTGGTTGCTGGGCCCCGAAAAGACAAGTCACGGCCATGCCGTGCTGTACAACGGCCCGCAACAAGGCTGGTACACCCCGTCCATTACCTATAGCGTCGGCCTGCACGGTGCAGGCTATGACCTGACCGGCAGCACCGCCGTGGCCCTGCCCGCCATTCTGTTCGGCACCAATGGCCAGATTGCCTGGGGTTCCACAGTGGGTTCGCTGGACACCAACGACGTCTACCAATTGCGCTTGAAAGACGGTGATCCGCACAGCTACTGGTACAACAATGCCTGGCGTCCCATGGAGCACAAGCAGGTACGCATCAAAGTACGTGGCCAGGACGATGTGATGCTGGACGTCTACCGCGCGGCTCAAGGCTATGTCAGCAGCTGGGACAAGAAGAACAACACCGCCTACGCCAACCGCCGTACCTGGGAAGGCCGGGAAATTGAAACCCTGCTGGGCTGGGCACATGCGGCCAAGGCCAAGAACTGGGATCAATTCATGGCCCAGGCAGCTCGTGTCAGCGCCTCCATTACCTGGTTCTATGCCGATACCAAAAACAATATCGGTGCCGCTGCCTTGGGCCTCTTGCCCCAGCGTCCGGCCAATCAGGCCATCCAGTTCCCGGCAGCGGGCGACGGCAGCATGGAATGGCAAGGCTTCCTGAGCTTCGAGCACAACCCGAAAGTGCTGAACCCGCAGCAAGGCTATATCGCCAGCTGGAACAACAAGGCTTATGGCGCCTTGCTGGCTGACAACTCCAACTTCTCCTATGTGGACCGCGTGCAGGAACTGCTAGCACCGCTGCAAGCCAAGCAACGCCTGAGCGATGCAGAAATCTGGGGTATTGATTCCCTGGGCGCACGCTCTGACCTGAATGCGCGCTACTTCGCCCCCATCATCCAGGAAGCAGCCAAGCTGCCACGTGCCAGTGCCCTGGCCCGTCAGGCTGCCGAGCAATTGAAAGGCTGGGACTACAAGCTGCAGGTAGCCAGCAATGGCAAGCAATATGAAGGCAGTGCTCCAGCCGTGATGCAGGCCTGGATGCAAGCCGCAGTGCCGGTATTCTTGAAAGGTCGTTTGCCGGATAGCGTCTACAACACCTACACGCAAAGCCTGTACCCGGCCATGAATGATCCACGCAGCGCTCAGCCAGCCGCAGCAGCCAAGCTGATCTGGAACGCCATCCAGGGCCCGAATGCCGGTGTGCCACAAACGATTGATTTCCTGCAAGGTCGCCCGGCCCAGGAACTGGTGCTGGACGCGCTGGAACAAGCAGCCGCCTCCTTGCAAAAGTCACAGGGCGCACAAGCTCAGCAATGGCGTGCTCCTTCTGTTTCCATGCTGTTTGCGGCGCGCAATGCGATTGGAGTGCCATGGTCTGACCCTGCACATGAACGCCGCATCATGCCTTATCTGAACACCGGCAGCGCCCGCTTCCAGTACGTGCTGGACCCCGCTGGCGTGCGCATGTGTTCGGTTATGGCTCCGGGACAAAGTGGCTTCATCAATCCCAAAGGCGAAGCCGACACGCATCACTCGGATCAGCTGGAGATGTTTGCCGCCTTCAAGTGCAAGAACGATGCCATCAGCGCTCAGGACATAGACAAGGCCAGCCAGGAAAGCCAAACCCTGCGCTACTAAGTCGTAGATAGAAAACGGGGCCTGGAGCATTTGCTGCTCCAGGCCCCGTTTCTTTGTGCATCGCCCAACGGGCTTAGTCCTTCGCCACCACCTGATTGCGACCCGCACGCTTGGCTTGATACAAGCGCTGGTCAGCCTGCATCAGCACGTCCTCAATCACCTGACCGGGCTGGCACACCGCCAAACCCATACTGGCCGTAATCTGGAAGGACTCGCGGTCGTGGTTATAAAAGGTTTGTGCCTGCACCTGGCGCAAGAGCAAATCGGCAAAGCTCAAAGCCTGCGCATCACTACGGCCCGCCAGAATCAGCACAAACTCCTCGCCACCATAACGGGCCGCCAGATCATCCGGCCCCAGATGTGCCTTGAACAAAGAGGCGGTACGCGTCAGCACGTCGTCCCCCACCGAGTGGCCGTGGGTATCGTTGATCTGCTTGAAATGATCCAGATCCACCATCAGCACATGCAGCTTTTCATGTACCGGCCCCTGCCCCAGTTGACGGCTGACCGCGCCCCGGTTCAGCAAGCCCGTCAAGGTATCGTGCGTGGCTTGCCGATATAAACGCAGCAAAAGCCCCAGGTGAAAATAATTGGCTGTTAAAGCGACCACCAGCAAGGCTGTCAAAAGCCAAAGATCCTGCAAGCCTTTCATGCTTAGCCAGGTTCCCGAACTGACGCTGGCCAAAACCTGCAAAGCAATTAAGGCCCCTCCAACCAAGGCAGATTCCAGCAAGGTAAAGGGGAAAATGCTTAAGGTTGCCACCAGCAAGAAGGGAATAAAGCCATACCCCAGCACCACGTACTGGCCCGCCCCCGAGAGCGTCAGCAGCATATAGGCGTAAAAAGAGGCCGGCAAAATAAAGACCAGGCCGCTTAAAACATAAATGCGGGTAATGCGCTGGTGGCCGTTAAAAGCCAGCCACACACACAAGATCAATCCCCCCAGGCTCAACACACGCACTGCCATCAAATGCGCGGGCCAGCTGGGCAAAACCAGCCAGTCCATCAAAGTCCAAAGGGGCGTCAACAAAGCAAATAACAAGCCGACCAAGATGACACGGCTGCGCAAATACTCCATTCGGGCATGAATGAAGTCACGAGAATGATATTTCCCGCTCAGTGTGTCGCGCACCGAGCTAATACTGATCGCTTGCAAGTTTTTCCAGCCTTCCAGAATTGTTCCCATCAATCAATTCGCTAAGAAGAAACAAAGTAACATAACGGCAATTTTTAGTTACATGAGTTTGAAAAACAAGCTGTCAGTTCTTTCAGGGTCAGCCCGTGCTGACCCCGACTTACAATCACACCACTTGAGGTTGCTTACTCATCCAGCTAATTACCTCTTCCAACATCGGTTCGCCCGAATCCTGCGGGCGCCACAACAGACCGAGCTGACCATGCAAACGCGGGTCACTCCAGTCCAGCTCCAAAATACACAGCTCCGGGTAGACCGGCACCATGCTGCGTGTCATGGGTACTAAAAAATCGCTATTGACCGCCACACGGGCATTGGTATGCGCGTAGGCGGACTCGATCGCACAGGTGGGATACGGCAGGCCCTTGGCATCCAGGCTCAACTCGAAACTGCGCCGCATGGGGCTGTTACGCGGTGGCAGGATCCAGGGATATTCCAGCGTCTGCTCCCAGGTCACCTCATCTTGCTGCGCCAAAGGGTGCTTGCGGCAAGCGGCCACACCCAAAGGCACCATGCCCAGTGGCAAATACGCCATCGCCGGATTACGGCCTGCTTCATCCACACGACCAATAACCAGATCCAGCTCACCCTGTTCCAGATTGCGGCTCAAAATATCCAGCGTGCCTTCCTGAATACGGATATGGCATTGCGGATCGCGCTCGTGCAAATACACCAGCAGCTGCGGCAAATAAACCGCGGCCACCATAGGCGAAATACCCAAGGTAAATTGCTGGCGAAAGCCCTGCCTGTATTGCTCCAGAGTCGCATTCATGCGGTCAAGGCGATTCAACACCCCCTGGGCCTGAGAAACCAGCGCCAGGGCGGCTGGCAAAGGCTCAATCCCGCGAGCATGGCGCTCGAACAAGGGCATGCCTATATTGTCTTCAAAATCCTTGAGCCATTTTGACAAGGCAGGCTGAGTCATATTGGACTGCCGGGCCACATCGCTCATGCTTTTCTGTTCGCACAAACGAATTAAAACCTGCAGATGCTTTAAGCGAATGCGTTCACTCCAGCTCATGACTTACCTATATGAAAGAGGTATATATACCTGCAAGTTATTCAATTTAACATTATGGCTACTGCTTCCATAATGGGGATACCCAAAGCTACAAAATAGGCACTTCATGTCTCAGTCAGTACCCAATTTTTTATTGATTATTGCGGATCAACTCCGCGCGGACCATTTGGCTTGTTACGGCAATAAAGAAGTAAAAACGCCCAATCTGGATGCTTTAGCCGCTCGTGGTTGGAGTGCTGACCGATTTTACGTCGCCACCCCCATCTGTATGCCCAACCGTGCTTCCCTGATGACGGGTCGCATGCCTTCGCTGCACGGCGCCCGCCACAACGGCGTTCCCCTGCCCCTGGACTCCAGCACCTTTGTCGATGTACTGCGAGAAGCAGGCTGGAGCACGGCTTTGGTCGGCAAGGCGCACCTGCAAAATATAACGGATACCCCCCCGCTCTACCCACGCCCGGATGATCCTCCGACCAGGGGTGAAGCACGTCCTCCTTTGCCTACCAACGATTACGGCCAGGAATGTGGCCAATGGTGGCGCGATCGCGCCGATCACGGTGTTCAACTGCCTTTTTACGGCTACGAGCACGTGGACTTGGCCATTGATCACGGCGATCAGGTCTGGGGCGACTATGGTCGCTGGCTGCAGGATGAACACCCAGAGATCGCCGCCCTGTCCGGCCCGGAAAACGCTATCCCGACTCCGGACTACGAGTTAAGCCGCATTGGCCAAGCCTGGCGTACCCGTGTGCCAGAAGAGTACAGCACCACGGCCTGGATTGGTGAACGGACCCGCGCTGTGCTGGACAAATATGCCCAGGAACAACAGCCTTTCTTTATCCAGTGTTCCTTCCCGGACCCGCATCACCCCTTTACCCCGCACGGTCAGTACTGGGATATGTACAAGCCTGAAGAAGTCAGCCTGCCCGACTCCTTCCATCTGGGCCCGCATCCCCTGCCCGCGCATCTGCAATTGCTGCATCAGCTGCGTGATGAAGGCAAGGCTATCAAGCACACTCCCACGCTGTTTGCCTGCTCCGAGCGCGAGGCCCGCGAGGCGATTGCGCTGAACTACGGTTCCATCACGCATATTGATGCCGAGATCGGACGCATTCTGGATCATCTGGAGCGCACTGGTCAGGCGGAAAACACCATCGTCATGTTCATGAGTGATCATGGCGACTTCATGGGCGACCATCAATTGATGCTGAAGGGCCCTGTGCATTACCAGAGCATTATTCGCAGCCCCTTTATCTGGTTTGACCCCAAGGATGCGAAAACTCAAGGCACAAGCGGGGAAGTCTGCTCTACCATTGACGTCGCGCCTACGGTGCTGGAACGTGCGGGCCAGTTGCCTTACAACGGCATTCAGGGTCGCTCCTTGCTGAAAGTGATGCACAAGGAGCCTGTGGAGTGGCGCAAGGGTGTACTGATCGAGGAAGAAAACCAGCGCAAGCTGTTCAATACGCCTATTCGCACCAAGCTGCGCTCGCTGGTCACAAAGCAGCATCGTCTGAGCCTGTATGAAGGCGGTCAAATTGGAGAGCTGTACGATCTGCAAGCCGATCCGCTGGAACAGCATAATTTGTGGAATGAACCTGATGCACAAGCGTTAAAAACAACGCTTTTGTGTCAATTGATCGATACCATGATGGCTCACAGCGAAACCAGTCCTCTGCCTTTGGCGATTGCGTGAGCTGAATACTGTTAATTACCCCTATCTGGAGACATCTATGCCCACCCTTTCCTTGCTGCGCAAAGTAAGCATTTGTGCGCTGATCCTACCTTTGGCTACGCCAGTCCAGAGTGCCGAGGTGGCCACTATTGTGGTCAGCTCCGTGGCAGGTGGCCCGCTGGATGTCCTGGGTCGCATGTTGGCCCGCGAAGCCACTGAAACCACGGGTCAGACGATTGTGGTGGAGAACCGGGCGGGTGCAGCCGGTACGATTGCTGCTGAAGCGGTGGGCCGGGCCAAGCCGGATGGCAATACCTTGCTGCTGACACTGGATACGGTTGCCACGGCCAATCCGCATATTTACGTCAACAGCAAGTTCAAGATCGGGGAGTCCCTGGAGCTGGTGTCTTTGCTGGGTACTTTTGACCAGGTTCTGGTGGTTCCCAGCAAGACCGGCATCACCACACCTGCCGAGTTTCTGGACCGTGCGCGTGCCAAGCCCATGAATTACGGTTCGGCTGGTATGGGTTCGCCTGGGCATTTGATGATGTCGGCCTTGACGCAAGATAGTGGTATCAAGCTGGATCACATTCCGTATCGCAGCAATAGCGCTGTGGTCAATGATATGTATGGCGAGCGTCTGGACAGCGGCTTTCTGACGATTGCCGGTGTTTTGGGTCCGATCAAGGAAGGCTTGCTGACGCCTTTGGCAACTTCCGGCGGCAAGCGCAATCCTTTACTGCCTGAGGTCCCTACGTTGGCCGAAGCGAAATTGCCCGGTCTGGAGAACTTTGACGAGAGCTTCTCGTACCTGGTTTTCACTACCAAGGGTTCGCCTCCAGAGAAGATCAAGGCTTGGAACGAATTGCTCAGCGATATCGTGAAACGTCCTTCTACCGCCGAGACTTTGCGGATGCTGGATATTCAAGCCTACGATTCGTCCAAGGTTTCGCCAGCACAATGGGTACAGCAGCGTAGTGCGCGCTGGGAGCAGATTGTGCGGGACAACAATATTCGCTCTGATCAGTAATTGTTGGAATTACGGCCCCTGGTTTCAGGGGCCGTTTTTTTTGGGGCTGCGTAGGTATTGCTGAGGGCAGGCTTTCTTCGTGGAGTTGATTTGGGGGGGGGCTTAATGCTTGATGGCGAAGCAAGCTCGTAAAAAGAAGGGAGCAGGAGCAGGGAGCCGGTTAGTGCCGGTGTAGCCGTGGTCGGGCTGAGCACTTGCCGGTGCTGCGCACCGGTCCCCTTGTCAGGAGATAGCTACGGGCGCACCCTGAACTCCCGGGGTGGTTCGTCCCCCGGACGAACCACAAGCGCCCCGGTCAAACAACAGGGCGCTTGCACCCCTACGCTATCTCCTGACCGCGGCAAGTACTCTGATCCGCCCAACCACGGCTACACCGGCACCAACCGGCAGACTCACACTACTCTGCTACCTTCTTTTTAAGATGGAACTGAATGGCGCAATACGACGCGAGGTTTACTATTTTTATGCGCTGTTTATAGTGCGAAAGCTGTGGTGTGGTGTGGTGCCAGAAGTGGCCACGCCACCACCACCACCACCACCACCACCACCACCACCACCACCACCAACAACAACAACAACAACAACAACAACAACAACAACAACAACAATCAAAGCAAAAGCCAAAGCCAAAGCCAAAGCCAAAGCCAAAGCCAAAAGAGTAGCGCCCAAAAACCTTAAAGCCTCCTCCAGCATCATAAAAACGCTACTTAATCCCTACCCACTTTTTCTTCAGCTCCGGTCACCTCGCCTATCACCCACGTACTCAACCCAAGCTCAAAACCTGTCTGAAGCGTCCAAGAAAAACGAAGCCACCGTTCAACAAGTCCAAACCTTTTTTATTCTCCAGTGCTGTTTGGGCTATGCACACGATGTGGCTTGTTTTCTTGTGGGGCCCGGGTACGGCTTGTCGGGCGAGTCAGGGCTCTTGCCGCGGTCAGAGTGCTGGGGCGGGATGCAAGGGTCGTGCTGTTTGAGGAGCACGCTTGCGGTTTGTCCGGGGGACAAACCGCGCTCCGAGTTCACGACCCGCCCGCCCCAGCACTCTGACAAGGGTACCCACGCGCAGCGTGGGCAAGGGCCCCGCCAAGACAAGCCGTACCCGGGCCCCACAAGAAAACTATCTGCTCCCTTACGCAAAGCCCAAACAGCACGTCCAGAAGGAAGCCTCTCCTGCAGCAACCTCCCCATCAGCAGCAAAGCCCTCAACTGCCCCCACAGCGAAGCAATACAGCCCGCAAAAATCAATCCAAACTGATTCCCGCCCGAGTCACAATGTCATGCCAATAATCCGCCTCCGCAGGCAGCCCCTTCCGAAACTCCTCGGCCGACACCTTGGACAGCAAATACCCCTGATCCAGTAACTTCTTGCGAATCTCCGGATCCGCCAAGACTTTCTCCAAAGCCCCTTCAATCTTGGCCACGATCTCCGTGTCCGTCCCGGCAGGAACCGCCAACGCCCACCAGTTACTGATCACCACATCCTTGTAGCCCAGCTCCTCCATCGTAGGGACATCGGGTAAAGCCGGGAAACGCTCTGGCAAGGCCACAGCCAAAGCCTTCAAACGACCCTCTGGCAAAAAGGCCGCCCCCAAACCATAGCTGCTGACAAACATCTGCACTTCATTGCTCAACAAAGCCTGAATCCCCGGCGCCGAGCCTCGATAATGAATGCCCAGCATGTCGCCTTCCAGGGCCTCGGACAACTTCCAGGCCGACAGCTCCGGCGTGGTGCCCGCCCCCGGCGTCCCGTAATTCACCTGCCCCTTGCGCTGCTGAACATAATCCCGAAATTCAGCCATATTCTTCACCGGCAACTGCCCATTCACATAAACCAGAGCCGCCGCATCAGCCACCTTGTTGATCACATACAAATCCTTGAAAGGCTCATAGCCCATGTTCTTGTACAGGAACTGATTGATCACAAAATTATTGGTCGCTGAAAACAGCAAGGTGTAGCCGTCCGGCTTGGAGCGCGCCACCATTTGCGTGCCGATATTGCCGCCCGCGCCAGTCTTGTAATCCGTAATCACCGTCTGCCCCAGCTCCCGAGACAGCTCGGGCTGCAAGATACGGAAAATGATGTCACCCGCCGCTCCCGGAGGGTAAGGAATCACCACTCGCACAGGATGATCAGGATAATCCGCCCAGGCCGGTCCCACCGCCCCCAGGCCAAGCGCGACCAGAAGGCCCGCGACAGTCTTTTTAATTGCTTGCATCTTGTCTCCCCCGCGCGCCTTTTAC encodes:
- a CDS encoding Bug family tripartite tricarboxylate transporter substrate binding protein, which translates into the protein MPTLSLLRKVSICALILPLATPVQSAEVATIVVSSVAGGPLDVLGRMLAREATETTGQTIVVENRAGAAGTIAAEAVGRAKPDGNTLLLTLDTVATANPHIYVNSKFKIGESLELVSLLGTFDQVLVVPSKTGITTPAEFLDRARAKPMNYGSAGMGSPGHLMMSALTQDSGIKLDHIPYRSNSAVVNDMYGERLDSGFLTIAGVLGPIKEGLLTPLATSGGKRNPLLPEVPTLAEAKLPGLENFDESFSYLVFTTKGSPPEKIKAWNELLSDIVKRPSTAETLRMLDIQAYDSSKVSPAQWVQQRSARWEQIVRDNNIRSDQ
- a CDS encoding penicillin acylase family protein, with the protein product MTFPRRFPSRLTLGVLTTSVLLAACASAPVSERSVTIKRDSYGTPHIYADSTYGLFYGYAYAVATDRLYQMEIAKRSGWGTVAEVLGADFLELDKVTHNNIDPDSIRKQLAALSKEDRAMFEGYAAGFTQRVREVKAQRDTLMPKEFLDKGFEPSEWQPEDIAMVWVGLILNRFFAGTAEVANLNLLETLKADQGAERGEQLYKQLRWLNDPTAPTIIPQPKAKTALADLPTHLQALSSQAAQDYLHKQAVALGPTVAAGTPTASNAWLLGPEKTSHGHAVLYNGPQQGWYTPSITYSVGLHGAGYDLTGSTAVALPAILFGTNGQIAWGSTVGSLDTNDVYQLRLKDGDPHSYWYNNAWRPMEHKQVRIKVRGQDDVMLDVYRAAQGYVSSWDKKNNTAYANRRTWEGREIETLLGWAHAAKAKNWDQFMAQAARVSASITWFYADTKNNIGAAALGLLPQRPANQAIQFPAAGDGSMEWQGFLSFEHNPKVLNPQQGYIASWNNKAYGALLADNSNFSYVDRVQELLAPLQAKQRLSDAEIWGIDSLGARSDLNARYFAPIIQEAAKLPRASALARQAAEQLKGWDYKLQVASNGKQYEGSAPAVMQAWMQAAVPVFLKGRLPDSVYNTYTQSLYPAMNDPRSAQPAAAAKLIWNAIQGPNAGVPQTIDFLQGRPAQELVLDALEQAAASLQKSQGAQAQQWRAPSVSMLFAARNAIGVPWSDPAHERRIMPYLNTGSARFQYVLDPAGVRMCSVMAPGQSGFINPKGEADTHHSDQLEMFAAFKCKNDAISAQDIDKASQESQTLRY
- a CDS encoding sulfatase, producing the protein MSQSVPNFLLIIADQLRADHLACYGNKEVKTPNLDALAARGWSADRFYVATPICMPNRASLMTGRMPSLHGARHNGVPLPLDSSTFVDVLREAGWSTALVGKAHLQNITDTPPLYPRPDDPPTRGEARPPLPTNDYGQECGQWWRDRADHGVQLPFYGYEHVDLAIDHGDQVWGDYGRWLQDEHPEIAALSGPENAIPTPDYELSRIGQAWRTRVPEEYSTTAWIGERTRAVLDKYAQEQQPFFIQCSFPDPHHPFTPHGQYWDMYKPEEVSLPDSFHLGPHPLPAHLQLLHQLRDEGKAIKHTPTLFACSEREAREAIALNYGSITHIDAEIGRILDHLERTGQAENTIVMFMSDHGDFMGDHQLMLKGPVHYQSIIRSPFIWFDPKDAKTQGTSGEVCSTIDVAPTVLERAGQLPYNGIQGRSLLKVMHKEPVEWRKGVLIEEENQRKLFNTPIRTKLRSLVTKQHRLSLYEGGQIGELYDLQADPLEQHNLWNEPDAQALKTTLLCQLIDTMMAHSETSPLPLAIA
- a CDS encoding ABC transporter substrate-binding protein, with product MNKTFAGVALAGTMMLQTLGATAAAEGVIKIGELNSYKSQPAFLGPYRNGMELAVEQINQAGGIHGKQLQLIIKDDNSNPGDAVRAAEELISREKVDVLTGTFLSNIGLAITDFAKHKKVFFLASEPLTDKIVWADGNRYTFRLRNSTYMQVAMLVPEAVKLNKKRWAIVYPNYEYGQSAVATFKTLMKEAQPDIEFVAEQATPLGKVDAGAVVQALSEAKPDAVFNVLFASDLARLVRAGNQRQFFSPALPVVSMLTGEPEYLDPLGEETPEGWIVTGYPWYAIDTPEHNAFLKAYQDKYKEHPRLGTIIGYSTIVSIAAGIEKAGSTDTEAMIKAFRGLDVVTPFGPITYRTQDQQSTQGAYVGVLAKQDGKGIMTNIRYADGKDVQPTDEQVSQWRPAAANQ
- a CDS encoding sensor domain-containing diguanylate cyclase — translated: MGTILEGWKNLQAISISSVRDTLSGKYHSRDFIHARMEYLRSRVILVGLLFALLTPLWTLMDWLVLPSWPAHLMAVRVLSLGGLILCVWLAFNGHQRITRIYVLSGLVFILPASFYAYMLLTLSGAGQYVVLGYGFIPFLLVATLSIFPFTLLESALVGGALIALQVLASVSSGTWLSMKGLQDLWLLTALLVVALTANYFHLGLLLRLYRQATHDTLTGLLNRGAVSRQLGQGPVHEKLHVLMVDLDHFKQINDTHGHSVGDDVLTRTASLFKAHLGPDDLAARYGGEEFVLILAGRSDAQALSFADLLLRQVQAQTFYNHDRESFQITASMGLAVCQPGQVIEDVLMQADQRLYQAKRAGRNQVVAKD
- a CDS encoding LysR family transcriptional regulator, which encodes MSWSERIRLKHLQVLIRLCEQKSMSDVARQSNMTQPALSKWLKDFEDNIGMPLFERHARGIEPLPAALALVSQAQGVLNRLDRMNATLEQYRQGFRQQFTLGISPMVAAVYLPQLLVYLHERDPQCHIRIQEGTLDILSRNLEQGELDLVIGRVDEAGRNPAMAYLPLGMVPLGVAACRKHPLAQQDEVTWEQTLEYPWILPPRNSPMRRSFELSLDAKGLPYPTCAIESAYAHTNARVAVNSDFLVPMTRSMVPVYPELCILELDWSDPRLHGQLGLLWRPQDSGEPMLEEVISWMSKQPQVV
- a CDS encoding Bug family tripartite tricarboxylate transporter substrate binding protein produces the protein MQAIKKTVAGLLVALGLGAVGPAWADYPDHPVRVVIPYPPGAAGDIIFRILQPELSRELGQTVITDYKTGAGGNIGTQMVARSKPDGYTLLFSATNNFVINQFLYKNMGYEPFKDLYVINKVADAAALVYVNGQLPVKNMAEFRDYVQQRKGQVNYGTPGAGTTPELSAWKLSEALEGDMLGIHYRGSAPGIQALLSNEVQMFVSSYGLGAAFLPEGRLKALAVALPERFPALPDVPTMEELGYKDVVISNWWALAVPAGTDTEIVAKIEGALEKVLADPEIRKKLLDQGYLLSKVSAEEFRKGLPAEADYWHDIVTRAGISLD